One Curtobacterium sp. MCLR17_007 DNA window includes the following coding sequences:
- a CDS encoding PLD nuclease N-terminal domain-containing protein, translated as MIRLWLVVAVAAVAFTVYALIDCATMPKPRVRSLRKGIWVLLIIVLPVLGALLWFLLGRAPATPERIARYRGPEDDPDFLGEQAPERPRTDKDQDDATLRNLEDQFHDTDDDGRADR; from the coding sequence ATGATCCGCTTGTGGCTCGTCGTCGCAGTCGCCGCCGTGGCGTTCACGGTGTACGCACTCATCGACTGCGCCACGATGCCCAAGCCCCGTGTCCGGTCGCTCCGCAAGGGCATCTGGGTCCTGTTGATCATCGTCCTGCCGGTACTCGGTGCCCTGCTGTGGTTCCTGCTCGGCCGTGCACCCGCCACCCCCGAGCGCATCGCCCGGTACCGTGGTCCCGAAGACGACCCGGACTTCCTCGGCGAGCAGGCTCCCGAGCGGCCCCGCACGGACAAGGACCAGGACGACGCCACGCTCCGCAACCTCGAAGACCAGTTCCACGACACCGACGACGACGGCCGCGCCGATCGCTGA
- a CDS encoding FAD-dependent oxidoreductase, protein MPTLRLAIVGAGPAGIYAADILLREAHAYDVSIDLFEQLPAPYGLVRYGVAPDHPRIKGIINALRDVLDRGDIRIFGNVEFGKDITLDDLRKHYNAVVFSTGAIKDADLDVPGVELEGSYGAAEFVSWFDGHPDVPRTWPLEAESVAVIGNGNVALDVSRILAKHADDLLPTEVPDNVYQGLKRSPVTDVHVFGRRGPAQVKFTPLELRELGEVPDVDMVVYDEDFDHDEASLTAIQTNKQVMVINRVLEQWRKREVGQASRRLHLHFYAKPLEFVGDDQGRVAAIRYERTRPNGQGGVEGTGEIREIPIQAAYRAVGYFGSPVPGVPFDERHGVIPNHEGQVLDDDNQQIPGLYATGWIKRGPVGLIGHTKSDAMETVQHIVNDQASWWTPEDPSEGAIPALLRERGVEYTDLDGWHRLDEHEIALGEPQGRARVKVVPRDAMIDASLGREPADRV, encoded by the coding sequence GTGCCCACCCTCCGCCTCGCCATCGTCGGCGCCGGTCCCGCCGGCATCTACGCCGCGGACATCCTGCTTCGGGAAGCGCACGCCTACGACGTGTCGATCGACCTCTTCGAGCAGCTCCCGGCGCCCTACGGCCTGGTCCGGTACGGCGTCGCGCCCGACCACCCGCGCATCAAGGGCATCATCAACGCGCTGCGCGACGTGCTCGACCGCGGCGACATCCGGATCTTCGGCAACGTCGAGTTCGGCAAGGACATCACGCTCGACGACCTGCGCAAGCACTACAACGCCGTCGTGTTCTCGACGGGCGCGATCAAGGACGCCGACCTCGACGTCCCCGGCGTCGAGCTCGAGGGCTCCTACGGCGCGGCGGAGTTCGTCAGCTGGTTCGACGGACACCCGGACGTCCCCCGCACCTGGCCGCTCGAGGCCGAGAGCGTCGCGGTCATCGGCAACGGCAACGTCGCGCTCGACGTCTCCCGCATCCTGGCCAAGCACGCCGACGACCTGCTGCCGACCGAGGTGCCGGACAACGTCTACCAGGGCCTCAAGCGCTCGCCCGTCACCGACGTGCACGTCTTCGGCCGCCGCGGTCCCGCCCAGGTGAAGTTCACCCCGCTCGAGCTCCGCGAACTCGGCGAGGTCCCCGACGTCGACATGGTCGTGTACGACGAGGACTTCGACCACGACGAGGCATCGCTCACCGCGATCCAGACGAACAAGCAGGTCATGGTCATCAACCGCGTGCTCGAGCAGTGGCGGAAGCGCGAGGTCGGGCAGGCCAGCCGCCGCCTGCACCTGCACTTCTACGCGAAGCCGCTCGAGTTCGTCGGCGACGACCAGGGCCGCGTCGCAGCGATCCGGTACGAGCGCACCCGGCCGAACGGTCAGGGCGGCGTCGAGGGCACGGGCGAGATCCGCGAGATCCCGATCCAGGCGGCCTACCGCGCGGTCGGCTACTTCGGCTCCCCGGTGCCCGGCGTCCCGTTCGACGAGCGGCACGGTGTCATCCCGAACCACGAGGGCCAGGTCCTCGACGACGACAACCAGCAGATCCCGGGCCTGTACGCCACGGGCTGGATCAAGCGCGGGCCGGTCGGCCTGATCGGCCACACCAAGTCCGACGCGATGGAGACCGTGCAGCACATCGTCAACGACCAGGCCAGCTGGTGGACGCCGGAGGACCCGTCCGAGGGCGCGATCCCGGCGCTCCTGCGCGAACGCGGTGTCGAGTACACCGACCTCGACGGCTGGCACCGCCTCGACGAGCACGAGATCGCGCTCGGCGAGCCGCAGGGTCGTGCGCGGGTCAAGGTCGTGCCGCGCGACGCCATGATCGACGCGTCACTCGGCCGCGAGCCAGCCGACCGGGTCTGA
- a CDS encoding DUF4229 domain-containing protein, producing MKAWLVYTLARLGIFAAALVVLFVIGLPWYWATIGAALVGLLVSYIALPRLREQVTLSLASRRPRPAHDADSDFEDDFVDAEDTDAPTVRPVSDADRHADRREGPTAG from the coding sequence GTGAAAGCGTGGCTCGTGTACACCCTCGCCCGTCTCGGGATCTTCGCGGCGGCGCTCGTCGTCCTGTTCGTGATCGGGCTGCCCTGGTACTGGGCGACCATCGGTGCGGCGCTCGTCGGGCTGCTCGTGTCCTACATCGCGCTGCCCCGGCTGCGCGAGCAGGTCACGCTGAGCCTCGCGTCCCGACGCCCTCGTCCGGCGCACGACGCCGACTCGGACTTCGAGGACGACTTCGTCGACGCCGAGGACACGGACGCGCCGACGGTGCGTCCGGTGTCCGACGCCGACCGACACGCAGACCGCCGCGAGGGGCCGACCGCCGGCTGA
- a CDS encoding polyprenyl synthetase family protein, translating to MNPSVPVARRAPSLRASLGIGERMFASPAERRFITAVDDGLELVEQGLDDAMRSADTLADTTSRYLLSAGGKRIRPTLTLLIAQLGNGVTDHVVKAAVSVETTHLASLYHDDVMDEAPVRRGVPAAHVTYGNNVAILTGDLLFARASLITADLGPEGIRMQAETFQRLCMGQLHETTGPQPDDDPVEHYIQVLSDKTGSLIATAARAGVLFSGADRAYLEAVGTFGEKVGVAFQLVDDVIDLAPAKDKTGKIAGNDLRAGVDTLPLLQLRRRAASEPGAAALLERIERDVTGAPDDAVTTDVYLSAVAALRDHEATVATRALAAQWAGEAVVALEPLPDGVVKRALTRFAESVVDRSR from the coding sequence TTGAACCCGAGCGTCCCGGTCGCACGCCGCGCACCGAGTCTCCGAGCGTCGCTCGGCATCGGCGAGCGGATGTTCGCCAGCCCCGCGGAGCGTCGGTTCATCACCGCCGTGGACGACGGCCTCGAGCTCGTCGAGCAGGGCCTGGACGACGCCATGCGCTCCGCCGACACGCTCGCCGACACGACGAGCCGGTACCTGCTGTCCGCGGGCGGCAAGCGGATCCGCCCCACCCTGACGCTCCTGATCGCGCAGCTCGGCAACGGTGTCACCGACCACGTCGTCAAGGCGGCGGTGAGCGTCGAGACCACGCACCTGGCCTCGCTGTACCACGACGACGTCATGGACGAGGCGCCGGTGCGCCGCGGGGTCCCCGCCGCCCACGTGACGTACGGCAACAACGTCGCGATCCTCACCGGCGACCTGCTCTTCGCCCGCGCCAGCCTGATCACCGCGGACCTGGGGCCCGAGGGCATCCGGATGCAGGCAGAGACCTTCCAACGACTGTGCATGGGGCAGCTGCACGAGACGACTGGTCCGCAGCCCGACGACGACCCCGTCGAGCACTACATCCAGGTGCTCAGCGACAAGACCGGGTCCCTCATCGCGACGGCCGCCCGTGCGGGTGTGCTGTTCTCCGGTGCCGACCGCGCGTACCTCGAGGCCGTCGGGACGTTCGGCGAGAAGGTCGGCGTCGCCTTCCAGCTCGTCGACGACGTGATCGACCTGGCCCCGGCGAAGGACAAGACCGGCAAGATCGCCGGCAACGACCTGCGGGCCGGTGTCGACACGCTGCCCCTGCTGCAGCTCCGGCGTCGTGCGGCGTCCGAGCCGGGTGCCGCCGCGCTGCTCGAGCGGATCGAACGCGACGTCACCGGAGCCCCCGACGACGCGGTCACCACGGACGTGTACCTGTCCGCGGTCGCCGCGCTCCGCGACCACGAGGCCACCGTCGCCACCCGGGCGCTCGCGGCGCAGTGGGCCGGCGAAGCGGTCGTCGCCCTCGAACCGCTGCCCGACGGCGTCGTGAAACGCGCCCTCACACGGTTCGCCGAGTCCGTCGTCGACCGCAGCCGCTGA
- a CDS encoding demethylmenaquinone methyltransferase translates to MSRADMHKRPDEVAAMFDDVAEKYDLTNDILSAGNAPLWRVATVRAVDPQPGERVLDIAAGTGTSAAVIAKKGADVTALDLSAGMIAVGRERHPEITFVEGDAENLPFDDDTFDAVTISFGLRNVNDPHQALGEMLRVLKPGGRVVICEFSTPPLAALRLGYGAYLKRVLPGIARVSSSNPAAYRYLAESIEAWPEQQVLSQWLRGVGFTMVAYRNLTAGIVALHRGRKPVAGTVRESVARRAKARRDHQGTGEQPRVEPTDS, encoded by the coding sequence GTGAGCAGAGCGGACATGCACAAGCGGCCGGACGAAGTGGCGGCCATGTTCGACGACGTCGCGGAGAAGTACGACCTGACCAACGACATCCTCTCCGCCGGCAACGCCCCGCTGTGGCGGGTGGCGACCGTCCGCGCCGTCGATCCCCAGCCGGGCGAGCGCGTCCTCGACATCGCCGCGGGCACCGGCACGAGCGCGGCCGTGATCGCCAAGAAGGGTGCCGACGTCACGGCGCTCGACCTGTCCGCGGGCATGATCGCCGTCGGGCGTGAGCGGCACCCCGAGATCACCTTCGTCGAGGGCGACGCCGAGAACCTGCCCTTCGACGACGACACCTTCGACGCCGTCACCATCTCGTTCGGCCTGCGCAACGTGAACGACCCGCACCAGGCGCTCGGCGAGATGCTCCGGGTGCTCAAGCCCGGCGGGCGCGTCGTGATCTGCGAGTTCTCGACCCCGCCCCTGGCAGCACTGCGGCTCGGCTACGGCGCCTACCTCAAGCGGGTCCTGCCCGGCATCGCGCGCGTGTCGAGCAGCAACCCCGCCGCCTACCGCTACCTGGCCGAGTCGATCGAGGCATGGCCCGAACAGCAGGTCCTCAGCCAGTGGCTGCGCGGCGTCGGCTTCACGATGGTGGCGTACCGCAACCTGACGGCCGGTATCGTCGCCCTGCACCGCGGACGCAAGCCCGTCGCCGGGACCGTGCGCGAGTCCGTCGCCCGTCGTGCCAAGGCGCGCCGGGACCACCAGGGCACCGGCGAGCAGCCGCGTGTCGAGCCGACCGACAGCTGA
- a CDS encoding chorismate-binding protein — MNRTATAAPPLTVSTRILDDPGAVLRHTLPDQPLAFVRNGDGIVGIGEALRFVFTGPTRMRDAAAVWRDIVARAEVDDPVQLRGSGLVAFGTFAFADDSASTSVLIVPRVVVGRRRGKAWLTAIDTTPDPAPLAFTRTSVPVPHVGPHLSVALRPGRIDEHAYAASVAEAVRRITAGDARKVVLARDLVGVLPPRADQRALLLDLAATYPQCVVFAVDGMVGATPETLARTDGTRLTARVLAGSAARGADAVADRAAAEALAASAKDVEEHAFATASLVDALRPLATDLRVDPEPFRLQLPNLWHLASDVQATLPVGTTSLDVADALHPTAAVAGTPTDVAVRLVSELEGVDRGRYAGPVGWFGASGDGEWMLALRSAQIDPDGTVTAWAGAGIVGGSDPQREVAETALKFRPIRDALA; from the coding sequence GTGAACCGAACCGCCACGGCGGCGCCGCCGCTCACGGTCTCGACCCGGATCCTCGACGACCCGGGCGCCGTGCTCCGCCACACGCTCCCCGACCAACCGCTCGCCTTCGTGCGCAACGGCGACGGCATCGTCGGGATCGGCGAAGCCCTCCGGTTCGTGTTCACCGGGCCCACGCGCATGCGCGACGCCGCCGCCGTCTGGCGTGACATCGTCGCCCGCGCCGAGGTCGACGACCCGGTCCAGCTGCGCGGCTCCGGGCTCGTGGCGTTCGGGACCTTCGCGTTCGCCGACGACTCCGCGTCCACCAGCGTCCTGATCGTCCCGCGGGTCGTGGTGGGGCGGCGCCGGGGCAAGGCCTGGTTGACGGCGATCGACACCACACCCGACCCCGCCCCCCTCGCCTTCACCCGCACGTCCGTCCCGGTCCCCCACGTCGGACCGCACCTGTCCGTCGCGCTGCGCCCCGGCCGGATCGACGAGCACGCCTACGCCGCGTCCGTGGCCGAGGCCGTGCGACGCATCACGGCGGGAGACGCCCGCAAGGTCGTCCTCGCTCGTGACCTCGTCGGGGTCCTGCCGCCGCGGGCCGACCAGCGAGCACTGCTGCTCGACCTCGCCGCCACCTACCCGCAGTGCGTCGTGTTCGCCGTGGACGGGATGGTCGGCGCCACCCCCGAGACCCTCGCCCGCACCGACGGCACGCGGCTGACCGCGCGCGTCCTCGCCGGCAGTGCCGCCCGGGGCGCGGACGCCGTCGCCGACCGGGCCGCCGCCGAGGCCCTCGCCGCCAGCGCCAAGGACGTCGAGGAACACGCGTTCGCGACCGCGTCGCTCGTCGACGCGCTCCGTCCGCTCGCCACCGACCTCCGCGTCGACCCCGAGCCCTTCCGCCTGCAGCTGCCGAACCTGTGGCACCTGGCGAGCGATGTGCAGGCGACCCTGCCCGTCGGCACGACCTCGCTCGACGTCGCCGACGCGCTCCACCCCACCGCCGCCGTCGCCGGTACCCCGACGGACGTCGCCGTGCGGCTGGTCTCCGAGCTCGAGGGCGTCGACCGGGGGCGGTACGCCGGGCCGGTCGGATGGTTCGGGGCGTCCGGGGACGGCGAGTGGATGCTCGCGCTGCGCAGCGCCCAGATCGACCCGGACGGCACGGTCACGGCCTGGGCCGGCGCCGGCATCGTCGGCGGCTCGGACCCCCAGCGCGAGGTCGCCGAGACGGCCCTGAAGTTCCGCCCGATCCGCGACGCGCTCGCGTAG
- the menD gene encoding 2-succinyl-5-enolpyruvyl-6-hydroxy-3-cyclohexene-1-carboxylic-acid synthase, with amino-acid sequence MADAPAGSADPASGSPASDFALALLQEAARAGVTDVVVSPGSRSQALALAAVALERAGGITVHVRLDERTAGFFALGLAVETGRPALVVTTSGTAVANLHPAVLEAHHSGVPMLVVSADRPTELRGIGSNQTTVQPGMFADAAAFVRDVEAPSAHGIDEDTRTVVRGIVREAVAAASGHTGQPGPAQLNVAFREPLSATLTDVVGVPEDQVDTAFAVRRVHSGLPVAELAPDDDPATVVIAGHDAGEDAERIAWELGAPLVAEVSSGAHFGRNLVVAYRALLGDPEFGGRVRRAVVLGHPTLSREVPALLQRDDVEVVTVRGAGADAYDPSRDSRLVSDVEVTGRTGPAHRAWVGRWVAASRAALGAGDAGPDLDAKRSDDRAERNRFLRDEVALRRRPVDRAMLADAVWGVTWPHDRLVLGASQIIRVADGRVAGKKIHVHANRGLAGIDGTVSTALGIAAALETTQAAGGTTRVLLGDLTFLHDLGAFVTGTDESTRRVQVVVGNDSGGAIFRGLEVAETTPAEDMRRMMTTPQHVDVERVVTGLGWEYRRAATWGDLEQVLTDPAERVVIEVPLAD; translated from the coding sequence ATCGCTGACGCCCCCGCCGGATCGGCCGACCCGGCGTCCGGCAGCCCGGCGTCCGACTTCGCACTCGCGCTCCTGCAGGAAGCAGCCCGCGCGGGCGTGACCGACGTCGTCGTCAGTCCCGGGTCGCGCTCGCAGGCGCTCGCGCTGGCGGCGGTCGCGCTCGAGCGGGCCGGCGGGATCACGGTGCACGTGCGCCTCGACGAGCGCACCGCGGGGTTCTTCGCGCTCGGACTCGCCGTCGAGACCGGCCGTCCGGCGCTCGTCGTCACCACGTCGGGCACCGCGGTCGCCAACCTGCACCCGGCGGTCCTCGAAGCGCACCACTCGGGCGTCCCGATGCTCGTCGTCTCGGCCGACCGTCCCACCGAACTCCGGGGGATCGGCAGCAACCAGACGACGGTGCAGCCGGGGATGTTCGCCGATGCGGCCGCGTTCGTCCGCGACGTCGAGGCGCCGTCCGCGCACGGCATCGACGAGGACACCCGGACGGTCGTGCGCGGCATCGTTCGGGAGGCCGTCGCCGCGGCGTCCGGGCACACCGGCCAGCCCGGCCCGGCCCAGCTGAACGTCGCCTTCCGCGAGCCCCTGTCCGCGACGCTGACCGACGTCGTCGGCGTCCCCGAGGACCAGGTCGACACCGCGTTCGCCGTCCGCCGCGTCCACTCCGGGCTGCCCGTCGCGGAGCTCGCGCCGGACGACGACCCGGCGACGGTCGTGATCGCGGGGCACGACGCTGGTGAGGACGCCGAACGGATCGCGTGGGAGCTCGGAGCGCCGCTGGTCGCCGAGGTCTCGAGCGGGGCGCACTTCGGCCGCAACCTCGTCGTCGCCTACCGTGCGCTGCTCGGTGACCCGGAGTTCGGCGGCCGTGTCCGTCGAGCGGTCGTGCTCGGTCACCCGACACTGTCGCGCGAGGTGCCGGCGCTCCTGCAGCGGGACGACGTCGAGGTCGTGACCGTCCGTGGGGCTGGTGCCGACGCGTACGACCCGAGCCGCGACTCCCGGCTGGTGTCGGACGTCGAGGTGACCGGACGCACCGGTCCCGCCCACCGCGCCTGGGTCGGGCGGTGGGTCGCGGCCAGCCGGGCCGCGCTCGGCGCCGGTGACGCCGGGCCGGACCTGGACGCCAAGCGCTCGGACGACCGCGCCGAGCGGAACCGGTTCCTCCGCGACGAGGTGGCGCTCCGCCGTCGCCCCGTCGACCGCGCCATGCTCGCGGATGCCGTGTGGGGCGTCACCTGGCCGCACGACCGCCTGGTGCTCGGCGCGTCGCAGATCATCCGCGTCGCCGACGGCCGCGTCGCCGGCAAGAAGATCCACGTGCACGCCAACCGCGGCCTGGCCGGCATCGACGGGACCGTCTCGACCGCACTGGGCATCGCCGCCGCCCTCGAGACCACGCAGGCGGCCGGCGGCACCACGCGCGTGCTGCTCGGCGACCTGACCTTCCTGCACGACCTCGGCGCGTTCGTCACCGGGACCGACGAGTCGACACGCCGCGTGCAGGTCGTCGTCGGCAACGACTCGGGCGGCGCCATCTTCCGCGGACTCGAGGTGGCCGAGACCACGCCGGCCGAGGACATGCGGCGCATGATGACCACGCCGCAGCACGTCGACGTCGAGCGGGTCGTCACCGGGCTCGGGTGGGAGTACCGCCGGGCCGCGACCTGGGGCGACCTGGAGCAGGTGCTGACGGACCCGGCGGAGCGGGTCGTCATCGAGGTGCCGCTGGCCGACTGA
- a CDS encoding heparan-alpha-glucosaminide N-acetyltransferase domain-containing protein, producing the protein MTAVRPALATEVRGARLSGVDVARAVALFGMVAAHVGGIAEQLDWSDPASWSAVVNGRSSTLFAVLAGVSVGLVSGRQHPPGPPAITRIRGRLAVRALVIVLIGIMLMGLGTSVYVILPTYGALFLLVLPALRWRRRTLLVAAGVCALVSAPAAIAIVPLYAGADMFGVQLGLVYPVITFLAFVLVGLAVARSVLEERGTQIALLASGALVAATAYVVGSVAAPVPVDAGDAFPGVPFVPEGATVGQGFAQVFLSPRDHSGSIVDVVGSAGVAVAVIALCTLLVDGRGRTVERIATPLSAVGSMPLTIYALHLVVIAALPALPQQAATWWWFVFGAVLFAMLWQRFLGRGPAERLVARIAASVVR; encoded by the coding sequence ATGACCGCCGTGCGCCCCGCCCTCGCCACCGAGGTGCGGGGCGCCCGCCTGTCCGGGGTCGACGTCGCCCGGGCGGTCGCCCTGTTCGGCATGGTCGCCGCGCACGTCGGCGGCATCGCCGAGCAGCTCGACTGGAGTGACCCCGCGTCGTGGTCCGCTGTGGTGAACGGCAGGTCCTCGACGCTCTTCGCCGTGCTGGCCGGGGTGTCGGTCGGGCTCGTCAGCGGCCGGCAGCACCCGCCCGGACCGCCGGCGATCACGCGGATCCGCGGTCGTCTGGCCGTCCGTGCGCTGGTCATCGTCCTGATCGGCATCATGCTCATGGGACTCGGTACGTCCGTCTACGTGATCCTGCCGACCTACGGCGCACTGTTCCTGCTCGTGCTGCCGGCGCTGCGCTGGCGACGACGCACACTGCTCGTCGCCGCGGGTGTCTGCGCGCTCGTCTCCGCGCCCGCGGCGATCGCGATCGTGCCGCTCTACGCCGGGGCCGACATGTTCGGGGTGCAGCTCGGCCTGGTGTACCCCGTGATCACCTTCCTGGCGTTCGTGCTGGTCGGGCTGGCGGTCGCCCGGTCTGTACTGGAGGAGCGGGGCACGCAGATCGCGCTCCTCGCGTCCGGCGCACTGGTCGCCGCCACCGCGTACGTCGTCGGCTCGGTCGCCGCCCCCGTCCCGGTCGATGCGGGGGACGCGTTCCCCGGGGTGCCGTTCGTCCCGGAGGGTGCGACGGTCGGACAGGGGTTCGCGCAGGTGTTCCTGTCGCCGCGCGACCACTCCGGGTCGATCGTCGACGTCGTCGGGTCCGCCGGGGTCGCCGTCGCCGTCATCGCGCTCTGCACGTTGCTGGTCGACGGCCGCGGGCGGACCGTCGAGCGGATCGCGACGCCGTTGTCCGCGGTCGGGTCGATGCCGCTGACGATCTACGCGCTGCACCTCGTCGTGATCGCCGCACTGCCCGCGCTGCCGCAGCAGGCCGCGACGTGGTGGTGGTTCGTGTTCGGCGCCGTGCTGTTCGCGATGCTGTGGCAGCGGTTCCTCGGCCGGGGACCGGCCGAACGGCTCGTCGCCCGGATCGCCGCGTCGGTCGTCCGCTGA
- the cls gene encoding cardiolipin synthase, with product MEHWLTVALVILLVLLDLAIRAFSIIYVPINRKPQTATGWLLAIFLIPYIGFIVFLVIGSTKLPKARREKQTEINAYILEQTEGIERVRRDHPWPHWFESITTLNRTLGAMPLVGGNSAELYPDYDESFAEMAKAIDASRRFVHVEFYIASLDDTTRPFFEALARAQARGVTIRFLMDHWASRGYPGFKDTLAFLDEAGIEWHLMLPLQPLQGKFQRPDLRNHRKIMVIDGSIAFTGSQNLIDRSYDTKAHIEKGLAYKDLFARFEGPVVAGINALFVTDWYSETDELLLRESDPVQRADRGDALDCQVVPSGPGFDGENNLRLFNALLYSAQKKVSITSPYFVPDDSMLYAITTTAQRGVEVELFVGQIGDHAMTWHAQRSYYEGLLRAGVKIWLYRAPTILHAKHFTIDDDVAVIGSSNMDMRSFSLNLEISVMVRGERFVNALRGVQSSYRQESIQLDLETWLGRTRRSQVLDNVARLTAALQ from the coding sequence GTGGAGCACTGGCTCACCGTCGCCCTGGTCATCCTGCTGGTCCTGCTGGACCTGGCGATCCGCGCGTTCTCGATCATCTACGTCCCGATCAACCGCAAGCCCCAGACAGCCACGGGTTGGCTCCTCGCGATCTTCCTCATCCCCTACATCGGCTTCATCGTCTTCCTGGTCATCGGGTCGACGAAGCTGCCGAAGGCCCGGCGCGAGAAGCAGACCGAGATCAACGCGTACATCCTCGAGCAGACCGAGGGCATCGAGCGTGTGCGACGAGACCACCCGTGGCCGCACTGGTTCGAGAGCATCACGACGCTGAACCGGACGCTGGGCGCGATGCCCCTGGTCGGCGGCAACTCGGCCGAGCTCTACCCCGACTACGACGAGTCCTTCGCCGAGATGGCGAAGGCGATTGACGCGTCCCGGCGCTTCGTGCACGTCGAGTTCTACATCGCCTCGCTCGACGACACCACCCGCCCGTTCTTCGAGGCGCTGGCGCGGGCACAGGCCCGGGGCGTCACCATCCGGTTCCTCATGGACCACTGGGCCAGCCGCGGGTACCCGGGCTTCAAGGACACGCTGGCGTTCCTCGACGAGGCGGGCATCGAGTGGCACCTGATGCTGCCGCTGCAGCCGCTGCAGGGGAAGTTCCAGCGACCCGACCTCCGGAACCACCGCAAGATCATGGTGATCGACGGGTCGATCGCGTTCACGGGTTCGCAGAACCTGATCGACCGGTCCTACGACACGAAGGCGCACATCGAGAAGGGCCTGGCGTACAAGGACCTCTTCGCACGGTTCGAGGGCCCGGTCGTCGCGGGGATCAACGCCCTGTTCGTGACCGACTGGTACAGCGAGACCGACGAACTGCTGCTGCGCGAGAGCGACCCCGTCCAGCGAGCCGACCGCGGCGACGCCCTGGACTGCCAGGTCGTCCCCTCCGGCCCGGGTTTCGACGGCGAGAACAACCTGCGCCTGTTCAACGCGCTGCTCTACTCGGCCCAGAAGAAGGTGTCGATCACCTCGCCGTACTTCGTCCCGGACGACTCGATGCTCTACGCCATCACCACGACGGCGCAGCGCGGGGTCGAGGTCGAGCTCTTCGTCGGGCAGATCGGCGACCACGCGATGACGTGGCACGCGCAGCGCTCGTACTACGAGGGTCTGCTCCGCGCCGGCGTGAAGATCTGGCTGTACCGGGCACCGACGATCCTGCACGCCAAGCACTTCACGATCGACGACGACGTCGCCGTCATCGGGTCGAGCAACATGGACATGCGCTCGTTCTCCCTCAACCTCGAGATCTCGGTCATGGTGCGCGGCGAGCGGTTCGTCAACGCCCTGCGTGGCGTGCAGAGCTCGTACCGTCAAGAGAGCATCCAGCTCGACCTCGAGACCTGGCTCGGACGCACGCGGCGTTCGCAGGTGCTCGACAACGTCGCGCGGCTCACGGCGGCACTGCAGTAG
- a CDS encoding 1,4-dihydroxy-2-naphthoate polyprenyltransferase: protein MARSKNATQKQGRSGNPAKAASPVAPKRRATARDWIGGARLRTLTLGVVPVVLGTAVGFVDSGIAGDFGDYLSQDAHLAVALLALAVALFLQIGVNYSNDYSDGVRGTDEFRVGPARLTGAGLAKPRTVLTVALTFFGLAAVAGIAIVVITQLWWLLIVGAAAIVAAWFYTGGKKPYGYNALGEVFVFVFFGLVAVLGTQYTQIQQVTTSGWAAAVAAGFFACAVLMVNNIRDIDEDRLAGKRTLAVVLGSGVARTLYGVFLMLPYVVLLWFVLLYFRTGFTYFSLLLALPALLIGVTSKKPRELITALQLSSFASLVFGVVLGITLAVQP, encoded by the coding sequence GTGGCACGATCGAAGAACGCAACCCAGAAGCAGGGCCGGTCCGGCAACCCGGCGAAGGCCGCCTCGCCGGTGGCCCCGAAGCGTCGTGCGACCGCACGCGACTGGATCGGCGGTGCCCGACTGCGCACGCTGACCCTCGGGGTCGTCCCCGTCGTGCTCGGCACCGCGGTCGGGTTCGTGGACAGCGGCATCGCGGGGGACTTCGGCGACTACCTGTCGCAGGACGCCCACCTGGCGGTCGCACTCCTCGCACTCGCGGTGGCGTTGTTCCTGCAGATCGGCGTGAACTACAGCAACGACTACTCGGACGGGGTCCGCGGCACCGACGAGTTCCGCGTCGGACCCGCACGGCTCACCGGTGCCGGGCTCGCGAAGCCGCGCACCGTGCTGACCGTCGCGCTGACCTTCTTCGGGCTCGCCGCGGTCGCCGGGATCGCCATCGTGGTCATCACGCAGCTGTGGTGGCTGCTCATCGTGGGGGCCGCCGCGATCGTCGCCGCGTGGTTCTACACCGGTGGCAAGAAGCCCTACGGGTACAACGCCCTCGGCGAGGTCTTCGTCTTCGTGTTCTTCGGCCTGGTCGCGGTCCTCGGCACGCAGTACACCCAGATCCAGCAGGTCACCACGAGCGGGTGGGCCGCGGCCGTCGCCGCGGGCTTCTTCGCCTGCGCCGTGCTCATGGTGAACAACATCCGCGACATCGACGAGGACCGGCTCGCCGGCAAGCGCACCCTGGCCGTCGTCCTGGGCAGCGGTGTGGCGCGGACGCTCTACGGCGTGTTCCTGATGCTGCCCTACGTCGTGCTGCTCTGGTTCGTGCTGCTGTACTTCCGCACCGGCTTCACGTACTTCTCGCTGCTGCTCGCCCTGCCGGCACTGCTCATCGGCGTGACGTCGAAGAAACCGCGCGAGCTGATCACCGCGCTGCAGCTGTCGTCGTTCGCGTCGCTGGTGTTCGGCGTGGTGCTCGGCATCACACTCGCCGTCCAGCCGTAG